The sequence below is a genomic window from Lycium ferocissimum isolate CSIRO_LF1 chromosome 9, AGI_CSIRO_Lferr_CH_V1, whole genome shotgun sequence.
CCCTCaacaatcatttaccaatctcattaacttcccccaaattttatttatgtttaccaaccttttaattttgtaaaaaaaaaaagacccatagtttaattttatttattgaactaaaattgatcaattgatgttgtatttttagaagagccggttgttatgaattagcgtattaattttgttatgaactatgacttgctcatttggtaagattgtataagaattgagaatgttttgatagttttcacaacttgtggggtttttatgtctataagagaaaatactccttaaaatatccaaattacatgtccaaacatgatttcaaaccatgtccaaatggGGCCTAAGTATAAGTTTGATTGCacaggacaaaaattaaagaccatcccattcaaaggacaaaaattaaagatcatctTATTTGAAGGACAGGCggtgcaatttcttcttccgTATGCGACTAAATTTGTACCCATTAACGCAACTTCTTTTAACCCATTAACACAACTTGTTTTATAGTACTACTCTACTACTACTTTTTCCTAACCACGTGATGCCTCTGCTATTTATAAATGGAATAGGATATATGCTGTAGAAAGCTTAAAACATTTCTCCTAATCTGCAAATcccaaaaatgaaaatggaggGCACAGTGAAATGCTCAGCAAAACTTAAatgttgaattgatgaaataATATTTCTATCCTTTAACTTTTGGGTCATTTacacttttgtccctatttaaTGTTGGTCAATTTCTGCCTCTCAAGGTAAATAATTTTTCCGCCtgacataagtttatattttgaatGATAATATCTCATAAATTATGTCCCGCTCCCTTAAATAACTTATGTCACGCTGGGTATAAATTCAATTTCTAAGagctaaaattaaagaccatcccattcaaaggggaaaaattaaagatcatcgcatttgaaggataaacggtgcaatttcttcttccgTGTGCGACTAAATATGTATACTAATACAACTTATCTACTTTTTCCTAACCACGTGATGCCTCTGCTATTTATATATCGAATAGGAACCCATATTATGTTGTAGAAACCTTACAACATTTCACCTAATCTGCAAATTCCGACATATGAAAATGGAGGGCACAGTGAAATGCTCAGCAAATTATGTGCCACTGAGTCCTATAAGTTTCTTGGAAAGATCAGCAATGGTGTATAGTGATAGGCTCTCAATTATTGACGGTAATATCAAGTTTACGTGGAGAGAAACCCGTGATAGGTGTCTCCGAATTGCTTCTGCTCTTACCCACCTCGGCATTTCTCGTGGCCACGTCGTATGTCCTTCTCTCCTCTACTTAAATCTGTTACAGTATTACTGTTACATTAATTTCAATTCTTACGGCTTTAAAGTTGCAGTTTTAAttggtatgtgtatatatatgtgcaccTTTTTGCTCCATGGttttgtttttgtgtgtgtgtgttggggggGGGTGTGGTTGTGAACCGTAAAAcgatactccctccatcccaagtTAGGCGTCTTGAGCACAAAatttaaggaataaaaagagacttttgaattttttttttagtttttttcttgATAACCGTATCTGGGTCAATTGCGCGCGCCTCGACACTAATTCCACGGGATATCTGCCACCTCCCACCCAGAGGGGAGcctgggttcggccgaacccacacCCAAAGGGCTAGCTCTGCCCCTGGTCCCACCAGCAACAATTATCAGGTATCTCTATCCGCCAAGGCTAGAatagatgggaagaaatcatgTGTTTGTCTCGGTTGGGAATTGACCTGAGAATTGACCACTATCCACAAACTTGTGTGTAAGAgaattttgaatcttgtggtcctaaaataaaaatgtgtgtaatgtactaaaatataaACCTTTGGCAAAattaccctatatatatatggttaaaattattttttaagtacATATAGATATAGTAGAAGTTGAACCCCTTTGGCTTCTTCATTTGTTTACTCTTTTATATCTCTGGTGAAAATTTTAGCTCTGTCACTGAAAGTAAGACACTTTAATTGGGACGGAacggaacggagggagtagtttttATTCATATCTGGTCTTTGTTTGTGCTGGTAACTTTGAAAAGTGAAGATAAGTTAATCTAGAGATTAGTGTAATATAATACCAGATTATTTTCTGGCTGCATTAGGTGGATTACAGGCtttctttaatattatatttgtcgATCTCTGGTGCATGTCGAATCAGCAtgttcttttatattttattttaggtAATGTAAGTTTGTCTTTGATACTAAACAAATCAAATTATTGAGAATCATTGTACTTAGTGTAAGATATAGAGGAATCCCCCAGATTAATCAGAAAAGTATCAAATTTGTGGGATGGAGCATGGATAAGCTATTAGGACAAGAAGAAGTAAAAGAATCTTTAGACCTAATTTCCTTTTTACTATTTACTTGAAACGTAGCTAACCTCGATTTCTTCCTTAGTTGACATTATCAAGAAAATGCCTTCTTTATGTTAACCCTTTTCCAATGTGAGATTGCTATGAAGTGCAGCTAAGACATGATTTGTAATACATGCCACTTCTTTAGAATTATTGAGGGAAAAAGGATACAAGTGCCTCAATGTGATGTATGTCACTTCTTTAGAGCTATTGGGAAAGGGGGTTTTGAAGGCGATATAGCGATGTAGCATAtgcttttcctctttcttctcCCTCTCAGGTGATGAGAAGACTTCTGTTTTTATTTTGACTACATCACCTGCGAGTTAATCCTCTCTTTATGTTTCTGCTTTATTCACCGAATAAGTTAGATAACCCTCCCCTAAAAGGCAGAAGTAATGGACTTTAATTAACCCATTTCCTGCTTTATAAACCATAACAAGACACCCTCCCTCTTAGTGCATTCGTTTACCTTGTACTATTTCAAGCATGTTGGCAGAAAAATGTACAAGCTCAGTATTCTTTGAAGTCTTCAACTTCTACGGTTACATAAATCCTCATTTATCTTGATGTAACTACACCACAGAGATGTGACGTGGATGTGGTTACTTCGTGCAAATTCTTCAAAGTACactataaattaattaaaaaaagcaTATGTACCAATGTTGGATACGTTCAGAGGTCCACATCGAGTACGTGCCTACACTTCTCTTTTCATCAATGATACGGTCAGTTATTAAATTATGAACTCAGACTAAAGATGACAAATTTTACACAAAAGGCTtgtttagaaaagaaaaagaaggatgtGCATTATGACTTAGGTGTCAGTGACGAATCCATGCAACTCTCTGGTGTCAGTGACAGTATAACATAACTTGGAAGCAGTTAAGCATTTGGCTCCTCTACCACTTAGTTAATCTTGTTTGTATTATCTAGATGCTTAACATTAGTTAgcttttcttatatttttacaAGGAAATGAGTTCTCATTTCAGATCCCATCTTTTGTTCTGAGCAGGTTGCGGCATTGGCTCCAAATATTCCTGCAATGTATGAGCTACATTTTGGAGTACCAATGGCTGGGGCAGTTCTTTGTGCACTTAATACTCGTCATGATTCAGCAATGGTCTCTGTGTTACTTAGACATTCAGATGCCAAAATCATATTTGTAGATTACCAGTTGCTCGATATTGCGAAGAGTGCACTAGAAATTCTGTCAAAGACAAGTGCCAAGTTGCCCCATCTGATTCTAATCTCTGATAGAGAGAGCCAGTTatccaataataataataataataataataggagCTTGGCTCCAGAAAATTTGGAGTATGAGTCCTTTCTAGCTACTGGAGAACCTAATTTTGAGATAGTATGGCCAAGTGATGAGTGGGATGCCATTGCTCTCAATTATACCTCAGGGACAACATCGAGACCAAAAGGGGTCATCTATAGTCACAGAGGGGCATATCTTAACTCTCTGGCTGCAGTTATTCTTGCCGAAATGACTTCGATGCCTGTCTATTTATGGACTCTTCCAATGTTTCATTGCAATGGATGGTGTCTTACCTGGGCTGTGGCAGCACAGGGTGGCACGAACATTTGCCTGAGAAGTGTCACCGAAGAAGGGATTTTCGACAGCATAGTTCAGCACCAAGTGACTAACATGGCTGGTGCACCTACGGTTTTGAACATGATAATAAATGCACCAAGAAGTGTCCAAAGACCACTCCCAAGGACAGTAAACGTTATGACAGGTGGTGCGCCACCTCCGCCTCAAGTATTACTTAAGATGAAGGAGCTCGGTTTCAATGTAACTCACGGATATGGTCTAACAGAAACCTATGGTCCAGCAACTGTTTGTGCTTGGAAACCAGAGTGGAACTCTCTGTCACCTTATGAGCAGGCTAAGATTCAGGCGCGTCAAGGAGTGAACCATCTTGGCTTGGAGGAAATAGACGTAAAGGACCCTGAATCAATGAAGAGTGTACCCTCTGATGCAAATACAATGGGCGAGGTAATGATTagaggaaacactgtgatgaatGGTTACTTAAAGGATCTCAAAGCCACAGAAGATTCTTTTAGAGGGGGTTGGTTTCGAAGTGGGGACTTGGCAGTGAAGCATCCTGATGGTTACATAGAATTAAAGGATCGTTCGAAGGACATCGTTATCTCCGGTGGAGAAAACATTAGTACAATCGAAGTGGAGTCTGTAATCTTTAGTCATCCAGCTGTTCTTGAAGCTGCTGTAGTGGGAAGACCAGATGATCACTGGGGTGAGACACCCTGTGCGTTTGTTAAACTGAAAGATGGATGCAATGCCAGTGCTAATGAGATTATCAAGCATTGCCGTGATCGTTTGCCGCATTACATGGCTCCTAGGACTGTAATTTTTGATGATTTGCCAAAAACTTCAACAGGAAAGACTCAAAAATTTGTTCTGAGACAGAGGGTCAAAGCCCTGGGAAGTCTTCAGAAAGCTAGCAAACTATAATGAATTGTGGTGTTGAAATGGGACTTAGTGAACTTTTATTGTTCTAGACATAAGTTGGATCATATTGCATAAATAAGATTAAtgcaaccaaaccaataaaggGTGCCCAAATACGTATTCCATTGTTGCGTGTTATTTATTCGGAAGTAAGAAATGTGACGGAATCCTAAAAAATGGTTGCACCAAAATCTCACTTAATTAGTCGTATAGATATATGCTTCTCATCAATGATCACTTACATAAGAGCTTTAGCTTGATTAGTTAAAATAAGGCTTAATGGATGCACGACTCCTTATACTTGTCCGcgaatttcatttagacactcgaacAACGGTTTTTTTCAATTGAACATCTAAACACATGATAAAGTGGTCCAATTTAGACACACTTGGtttaaattttggaaatttttttgtgtgttttagATAATTAagttaaccacataaaatatgtcatctcATTTAATTATGTGCATCGACCTCAATCAGAAAACATCTAAAATTTTAATAAGATACAATTgaggaaaataataaagaaatgtTTAACACAAAATAATCACGAAAATGAGTCAATTCCCTAGATGATCattcaagttttgaaaattgCCTCCAAGtatcacttttgtttctttaGGACAACAAAATCACTCAACTATCattattttccttaaaatataCTAAACACCTCAAAAGTCTCCTTAAAACCCATGTTATTAAAACCCATTTTCTTAATAATTTATCcatttaactcatcaaactcaTGTAATCAAACTCATACTTTATATCTAATCAAATATGAACCAGTTTAAAAACGACAAAGGTATTAACCATACTTTCTATTAAGTCACTTTTCCAAatctaagatttttttttatctcaattcaaatatataacctttcaatttaaatttaaGTAGTTTTATctttctattcaaattcaaatatttttgcATACCATATTTTGTCCACATTAaacaatatattttttctacaGTAAATTGGGATTACAAAGATAACAGAAAGATTACTTTCGTAtaagttttaacttttaaaaaatctaattgaatcttatattttaagaaatataaaattaatgTAAATTTCTCCTTTGTATTTTGAGTTATTTATCCTTCGATATGTTAATGTATAAATGTTTTTGGTATTTTCCAACATTGGATTGAATGTGGACATTGGTGTCATTATATGGTCTTAGTGAATCTTCACTTTATGAATTATTCTGGGGTTTGAATTATATCCAAATTTCATTCTCTTAACCTTTTGCTTCTCCTTATGAGAATTAACTTATGATCTTAACATTctacataattaatttttatcaTGTTGAAAAGGAATGAtatcattttaaatttaaaaaagaattatatattttttttaaatatagttTTTTGAGGTTAAAGCTAAATAAAGGaacactttaaaaaaattaattatctaGAACATAATAATTTCATCCGAAATATTCATCAAGCCagattttcaaattcaaattcaattctATATTTTAAGTTAAAGTTGAAAATAATGAACCAAAGTTAAAGAGATACTGTgcaaaaaaataagtatttcaaattgaagattaaataattttttatgacCAAACATGGACGGTAAcacatataaaatgaaatgaatggaCTAATAATTAACAAAAACAATAATTAAGAAAGAGAGGGAAAGTTTAGAGAACGAAAAAAAGAGAGGATAAAGTTTTtagtatatcattttttttttaaaaaggctttAATGACATAGCATGTCAATTAGGAGAGAATGAGGCTTTTGAGgtgtttagtatattttgagaaaaatagtgatagttgagtgactttgttgtcttaaaagaaataaaagtgatATTTGAAGGCAATTCCCCATACTTGCGTGATCATCTAGGGAATTAACTCTCACGAAAATATGAGTATACCAAACCAAGTCTCTATGTGTCGTAGGAATTTAGTAGCTTAGTTGGTTAGCTACCTAAACTTTCACTTTATTGGTGAGAGTTCGAATCTACGTTGTAATCCCTTTTTCATTTCCCCGTCCCCCACCCCTGCGTAatagaaaaaagttaaaattaaaaaaaagtctcCAAAGTGTTGCTCTTTGGACAACTGCACCAAACCAAGAAGACAGCTAGCTTTGACGAGAGCTCTCACCTCTTTTCACTTTTAGTTTTATCTTTTAAGAAGTAAATTCATGGTCATTATTTTCCGCACTTGGAGGCCGTTTAGTACACGGTATTAGCTGAGATATCCCAACACTAACTGTAGGATTAATTTTGTATCATATTtagtagaaggtataaatttatcctgggataaatttatattttgtgccaaacaaagtataaa
It includes:
- the LOC132030070 gene encoding butanoate--CoA ligase AAE1, with the protein product MKMEGTVKCSANYVPLSPISFLERSAMVYSDRLSIIDGNIKFTWRETRDRCLRIASALTHLGISRGHVVAALAPNIPAMYELHFGVPMAGAVLCALNTRHDSAMVSVLLRHSDAKIIFVDYQLLDIAKSALEILSKTSAKLPHLILISDRESQLSNNNNNNNNRSLAPENLEYESFLATGEPNFEIVWPSDEWDAIALNYTSGTTSRPKGVIYSHRGAYLNSLAAVILAEMTSMPVYLWTLPMFHCNGWCLTWAVAAQGGTNICLRSVTEEGIFDSIVQHQVTNMAGAPTVLNMIINAPRSVQRPLPRTVNVMTGGAPPPPQVLLKMKELGFNVTHGYGLTETYGPATVCAWKPEWNSLSPYEQAKIQARQGVNHLGLEEIDVKDPESMKSVPSDANTMGEVMIRGNTVMNGYLKDLKATEDSFRGGWFRSGDLAVKHPDGYIELKDRSKDIVISGGENISTIEVESVIFSHPAVLEAAVVGRPDDHWGETPCAFVKLKDGCNASANEIIKHCRDRLPHYMAPRTVIFDDLPKTSTGKTQKFVLRQRVKALGSLQKASKL